Part of the Melitaea cinxia chromosome 6, ilMelCinx1.1, whole genome shotgun sequence genome is shown below.
TTGTTACTCGTGCATACtcgcatttaaaaaaatatctcttaCCACGTTATGCTAGCATAAAATTCTCAAATCAACTTTAATAGATGCATCCATTGCAATTGCAAAAATACGCAGAAATTTAATGCaataaattttcgtaaaaatgggAAATGGCAAGGAAACCAGACTCCCTTTGGGCAATAATTCAATTCACGTAATAGTCCAACTGAGTTAACAAACTTTTCTAACTGTGCCACTGTAAATTACAGTGTGAAAATTAGGAACGTACAATTTAGGGGCGCCATTTTTAAAAACCATTATAACTCGATTCGTTTAAGTATTTATGTGAGAATAGACGTCAGTCACGTAATGTTACGGATGAGGAGTGATGTAGTTGCAAGTAAGCATAAATAATTACGAGAGGATAAGAGTAGTGTAGAGATTTTATCCTCGTATTATTGTTGTATGACGAATGTCACGAACTTGATACTggagtaataataattgtgtttcctcgcaaacaaagaaaaccgacttcaattacatcgaccgcgcgcactagtcgtcactatgattttcgaacgtttccctcaatttctctgggattccatcatcagatcctagttttcttatcatggtacccttggggtatctcctttccaccaagaaaataattaccaaaatcgatttataaacgacgaagtcatccccgaacatacagatatagatatatacggTCGACTTGAGTAGCCTcgtccttttttaagtcggttaaaaaatgtaataaaaataataatctagaGAGGGTAAAAAGCAACTCggaataaatcataatattctGTTTTTAATTCACAGTCACTAGACTAGAGTGAataaccaaattttttttattaatagatactaccgacctgccccggcttcgcacgagtgcaatgtcaataataataataataataaatatcataaaacatacacacacggtcgtctgttcctatggtaagcaacttaatgattgtgttacaggtaacagccgactgttataacaatttttttaataaacatacatagaaataatacatatatcaatatataaatacaaatattatattacacccagaatcaggcgggaatcgaacctgcaactcgcaaaacagaaagcagggtcactacaaactgcggcaacgggctagtcaatgtcgatactaaatataaaatataaaataaatataatatatccgcaaaaaatgtgtttacttATGACATCCCATtaaaaacctctaaaattatcagtgttcctgtactatattatgcatttattataaacataaaccttcctctagaatAGCTCTATTTACGAAagaaaaccgcataaaaatccgtagcgtagttttaaagatctaagcacacACACAGCGGGaaccgactttgttttatactatgtgtTCGCTCCGCTCCGTTCTACTTCTATTAGTTTGCGTTCGCGCGTCGCCCTTTCTAATAAGGTCTAAATTTGCGATGTGTGGGGTTCGACCAATTGGAGCCCTCCTATATCGCGGCATACCGGTCCCGGCCAATCGCGGGCGAACCCGATTGGTTGAACGCTATACGTCGCAGGTTTGGACTTTAGCACAGACCGACAGAAGCCATTTTTACATCATACCATTTTTTTGTGACTACTAAATTActgattaaaattgtaataaattgcACTGGTAATCAACGtatcgttttaaaataatacctaaaattaattatatgcaCGTTGCCGGAACACTATGTAATGATGAGATAAGACAcagtacattaatatttaattatgataccGATTTTTTGTAGTGATTTAGCTATTGACTAATGTTATATAACATTAATCGTTCAATGAGTTATTATTATTCCACTCGCTCATATCGCGGCAAGCGCACCGAAATGTCGCTCGTTGTTTATATTATCACAACGCTTATAATCTTAGTGTTAATAGTAGGTCTGTATCAAAAATCTACAAACGCGATATGCACGTCGAGAAAGAGGCTGGATGGGAAGACCGTGATTGTTACCGGGGGAACGACGGGTATTGGCTTAGAAACAGCAATGGACTTCGCTGAAAGAGGCGCTCGAGTTATCATCGCCTGTCCCTTTCAAAGCGAAGGGGATAACGCCCTAAAATTGATCACAGAAAAAACAGAAAACAAGCACGTAGTTTTCAAACTGCTTGATTTATCTTCATTAGCATCTATCAGAAAATTTACAGCAGACATCATTGACACAGAGAAAAGATTGGATGTTTTAATAAACAACGCTGGTATTGGATTCGCTAACAAGCCTGTAACAGAAGATGGGATGGGTTTTATGATGCAAGTGAATTATTTCGGACCGTTCCTACTGACTTTATTGTTGTTACCGCTCTTGAACAAGACTGGAACGATATCTGAACCCGCTAGAATAGTCAATGTTTCATCTGTATTACATAATtttggttttattaatttagataaaattaaCGTTACCAAATATTGGTTACCAATGTTTGGATTTTGGTATCAAGTGCAGATTTATTCAAACAGCAAGCTTTGTTCCATGTTATTTGCtcataaattaagtaaaaaacttAGAGGTAACATCGTTGTGAATTGTGTTGATCCTGGTTACGTCGGAACTAGAATTTTCGGAGATTGGGGAAGAATTTTAGGTCCCGTCATGATCGCATtagctttattatttttcaaaactcCCTGGTACGGCGCTCAGACGACGATATATGCGACATTAGACAGGGAAGCAGGAAAGGTCAGTGGGCAAATGTTTAAGAATTGTCAGTTATCTCGAGCGAAGCGATCTGCCTACGACGACGAGACGGCTCAGAAGTTGTGGAACAAGTCTATCAGTTTGGTTGGATTGAGCAGTGAGGAGCTTGAGCAGTGTTTTCAGTAAacatttgtgtttgttattgaaGATTGTTTCATAAACAAAAACTATGTACttttccattatttttattttactaaaaaaattacttacaaacTGTGCAAATTTTATGGTACGAGCCGTCGTAtgtcttctttttttaatcaatttcaaaaaaggaggaggttactcaattcgaccgtacgtATAAGAGTCGagtatatatataggtatatacttaACTATAACTTCTACTACTATActataacttcatcgtttatataccgattatgataattctttttttgttggaaaagagatatctctggtctgacgatgggatcctagagaaatcga
Proteins encoded:
- the LOC123654805 gene encoding dehydrogenase/reductase SDR family member 13-like, which produces MSLVVYIITTLIILVLIVGLYQKSTNAICTSRKRLDGKTVIVTGGTTGIGLETAMDFAERGARVIIACPFQSEGDNALKLITEKTENKHVVFKLLDLSSLASIRKFTADIIDTEKRLDVLINNAGIGFANKPVTEDGMGFMMQVNYFGPFLLTLLLLPLLNKTGTISEPARIVNVSSVLHNFGFINLDKINVTKYWLPMFGFWYQVQIYSNSKLCSMLFAHKLSKKLRGNIVVNCVDPGYVGTRIFGDWGRILGPVMIALALLFFKTPWYGAQTTIYATLDREAGKVSGQMFKNCQLSRAKRSAYDDETAQKLWNKSISLVGLSSEELEQCFQ